A region of the Prevotella melaninogenica genome:
TAGGGTTTGCCAAACGAGTATAGAAATAACCGCTATCCTCTAAGTCAAACAAACGTGCCATTTGTTCGCTGGTCTCATATCTAAAAGTTGTACTCTGATAAATTGGTAACTGCTGAGGTTCACCTTTCTTAGGTTGCCACCCGCCATGAATACATATAGTTTCAAGATTTCTTTTCATATCTTTATTTGCTTTATTATTTTTATTCTTAAGTATGATTGCAAAGTTACGATAAAACAATTTACTATCAAAATATACTTCAAAAATAAGAAAAATATACTACCTTTACCCCACATTTCCAATAAACAGCAGAATAATATTCTACAAAAACAAAACATATCAAAATGAATAACAACGAGAACCTAGATGATATCGACCGTAAAATCCTACGTATTCTACAACGTAACTCTGATCTTACAGTAAAAGAATTAGCCGCAAAACTCCATCTGTCAACCTCTCCAACGTTTGAGCGACAGAAGCGATTAGAACGTGATGGTTATATAGAAAGATATATGGCGGTTGTAAATCCTCATAAGGTTGGCAACGGTATAATGGTATTATGTAATATCAGACTTAAAAAACATTCTCAAGAACTCATACAAGAGTTTATGGACGTTGTGCAGAATCTTGAAGAAATCACAGAGTGTTATAACACCAGTGGTGACTACGATTTCCTTATTAAAGTCTATGCGCGTGACATGAAAAGCTATCAACAATTCATGCTCAACACGCTTGGTACAATTGATTGTATAGGAAGTTTGCATAGTATCTTCGTTATTGACGAAACAAAGAATACACACGCTGTCCCCATCTCTATGCCCTGAAAAAACATGACAAAATGTCGAGTAAAATATCTAAAAATAAAGACAAAAACACATGTAAAAAGCAGGATTGTAACCAACAGTAAATCAAATAGTTATAAAGTACCAAAAGAAAAGATGCTTAATTGGACTTCAAAAGGGCGTTAGTTAGACCTCAAAAGGGCATCTATTGAAAGCCTATTAGGCGTCTTTTAGAAGCCAAAAGAGCATCTATTGGTTTTGAACCACATGAAAATAATTTACAAAGATGCTATTGGTATGAAAATCATTTGCAGGAGATGAGAAGACATGATAATGAGTAAGCATGGGATGCTTAGGCTCTAATGACCAATTTAAGATTGAACGGAAGAACACTAAAAAAGCAGGAACACACATTTAGTATGTCCCTGCTTTTATCTTGTTTGCCTCTTTCTGTTCAGTTGTTGACACTCAACTGCCGAACATAAAGCACCAATACGCAATCAATTACTTTCTAATACACATACGTGCCTCAACAACATTAACGATGTAGTCGCCCAATTTCTCACATTCCTGTATGATATCCATATACAAAGTACCAGCTGCGTAAGTGTACTTATGCTCGTTGATATCATTGATATTCTGTGTGCGCAACTGAGCACGATAGTTGTTAATATCACTTTCAATAGCGAAGGTACGATTCACGTCGACCTCACGCTTATGCTTTATCAGAACAACACTCATCTGTGACAAAGCATCATCGGTGAGTTCGAACATCTGTTTGATATTGTCATACTGACTCTCTGTAAACTCCTCCTTGCTGCTACGTAGACGGCTAATCGTTCGTGCAATGTTAAAGCAAGAGTCACCGATACTCTCAATTTCAGTAATCTCGCGAAGCATATCACGCACCTTCTCCTTCGTGTCATCACTCAAGTGAGCATTGCTCACTTGGTCAAGATACTTCGCAATCTCTACCTCCATATTATCAGATATACCCTCGTATTTCTCGATACGTTCATAAAGTTTCTCGAAAGCATCATCATCTTTTGTCGTCAGGAGGTCACGCACCATACCAAACATGCGGTGTGTACGCTCAGCGTATGAGTGTATCTCCTTTGAAGCCTCAAATACAGAAAGCTCTGGTGTCTTCATGATACCCGAATGGATAAATCGCAGACGGAATTCGTCTTCATCCTTATTAGCCTTCGACTTGATAAACCAACATACAACACGTTCCATCTGTGGAATAAACCAGATAAGCAAAGCTGTGTTACAAACATTGAAACATGTGTGGAACATTGCTAATACAATTGGCAAGGTAGCGGCTCTTTCTGCAGGTGAAGAGTTATCATTTACTGGGTCATAACCTACGAGTCCACAAACAAAGTTGACGAAAGGATAGAACAAACACATCACCCAAAAGACGCCAAAAACATTAAAAAGCAAGTGGGCAAAGGCTGCACGTCGTGCCTGTGTATTGGCTCCGAGGGCTGCAAGATTGACTGTTGCTGTTGTACCGATATTCTCACCCATCACCAAGGCAATACCAAGATAGATTGGCAATACACCCGTTGAACAGAGCAGAATGGTGATCGCCATTACCGCAGCAGAGCTTTGTACGATACAAGTAATAACTGTTCCTATCAGCAGGAAGACGAGTATCGTCAAATGACTGCTCGTATCAAAGGATGAGAAGAACTTGATTGCATCAGGATTATGCTCTAAATCAAGGTCTTTTCCACCACTACTCAACAACACAAGGGCGAAGAACAAGAAGGCAATACCAAAGAGGAAATCACCGATGTAACGCCGTTTCTTGTTGTAAATGAGGATAATTCCGATAAAGAAAGCAGGGAAGACGACTAAGGTTAAGTCGACATTAAATCCCAAGGACATAATCCATGCGGTGAGCGTCGTACCAATATTGGCACCCATAATGATCGAGATAGCTTGCGCAAGGGTAAGCAGTCCCGCATTAACAAAACTCACCGTCATCACAGTTGTTGCTGATGACGACTGTACCGCACAAGTAATAAAGGTACCCGTAAGCATTCCGGTGAAACGATTGGTGGTCATTGCACCTAAAATGTGACGAAGCTGAGAACCTGCCATCTTCTGCAGAGCCTCACTCATAACCTTCATTCCATAGATTAATAGGGCAAGAGAGCCCATAATCTTCATAAAGATAATTGAATAGTCGCTTGTACTCATATATTTAATTTAAAAGCTTCAAACTTTAAGACAAGTGTTCATTAAATTGTTTTCTTTCAACAACTCAATGAAAGAGAGGGGTTGTTTATCCATAAAAGACTACTAATTTTAAACGTACAAAGCTGTACGTCCTTACAAATTACGCTACTAACAGTAGACTGCAAGATACCCCAAACCATTCTTTTCTATTGCTTCTTGTGCTTTATGGCTATCTAAACACATCATTTATCAAGCCACAACATATTTTTAATTTCGAATGCAAATATACGAAAAGACCTCCCTATCCAAAAGGAAAGAGAGGTCTTTTATTTTGCAATATGCGTTTTTTAACTAAAATAACTAATGACTTCTTTATGCGTCTTGCTGACGAACACCCATACGGGCCTCAACAACATTGACCACATAGTCGCCCAGTCTCTCGCACTCCTGAATGATATCCATGTACATTGTTCCTACTGCATAAGTGTACTTATGGTCGTTCACATCATTGATATTCTGTGAGCGTAACTGGTTGCGATAGTTGTTGATTTCGTTCTCGATATTGAACGAACGATTCACATCATTGTCCTGTCGATGACCAACAAGGATGCGATTCATCTGTGTCAGAGCGTTATCTGTCAACTCAAACATCTGATGGATGTGATCATACTGCTCCTGTGTGAAGTCTTCCTTACTATTGATAAGACGGTTAGAGGTGCGAGCAATGTTATAACAAGCATCTCCGATACTCTCCAACTCAGAAATTTCACGAAGCATAGAGCGCACCTTCTCCTTGGTTTCATCACTCAGATGGGCATTAGAAACTTGGTCAAGATACTTCGCTATCTCAATCTCCATATTATCAGAAATACCTTCATACTTCTCAATACGGCTATAGAGTTTGGTAAATTTATCCATATCTTGTTCACCCAATAGCTCACGAACCATACCGAACATACGCTGAATACGCTCAGCAAACGACTTGATTTCCTTTGAAGCCTCAAGCACAGAAAGCTCTGGAGTCTTCATGATTCCTGACTGTATGAAGTGCAGACGGAACTCGTCTTCCTCCTTATTTGCCTTTGGTTTGATAATCTTGCAGACCAGTTTCTCCAAATACTTAATAGGTCCAACAAGGATAACAGTGTTGGCAACGTTGAAGGTTGTGTGGAAAGCAGCAAGTACAAAGCTTAACTTAGCAGCATTGGCAGCAAAGCCAGGGGTACCCTTTGGCATCGTTACATCATAGCCCACCCAACCGCAAATCATATTGATAAAAGGATGGAAGACGCACAATATCCAGAGAACACCAAAGACATTGAAAACCATGTGAGCCATAGCTGCACGACGAGCCTGCGTGTTGGCATTCAAGGCAGCAAGGTTTGAAGTAACAGTCGTACCGATATTCTCACCCATCACAAGTGCAATACCCTGATAAATAGGCAGTACGCCCGTTGAACAGAGTATCATCGTGATAGCCATGATAGCAGCAGAACTCTGCACACACATAGTCAACACACTACCAATGAGTAGGAAAACGATAGTTGTTAGGAAGCTTTCAGGATCGAAATGACTGAAAAAATCAATTACAGCCTGATTGTGTGCAAGGTCCATATCGATACCTGTCTGACGCAAAGTTCCCAAACCAAGGAACATAAACGAGATGCCGAAAAGGAAGTCACCAATGAGTTTTCGTTTCTTAGAGTAAATCAATGCGATACCAACAAAGAACGCTGGCCATACGAAGTCAGTAATATTAAACGAGAAACCAGCCGACATAATCCATGCCGTCAGTGTCGTTCCGATGTTCGCTCCCATGATAACAGAGATGGCTTGAACCAACGACAGCAGTCCAGCATTCACAAAGCTGACCGTCATAATAGTAGTTGCTGTTGACGACTGTACAGCAGCTGTAATGAACGTACCCGTAAGAATACCTGTAAAACGATTAGTTGTCATTGCGCCAAGGACGTGACGCAACTGTGGACCTGCCATTTTCTGCAGAGCCTCGCTCATTGTTTTCATACCGAACATCAGCAAAGCTAATGCTCCAACGAGCTTAAAGAAAATCCAAATCGACATATAATAACTTAATTTGTGATGTCTGTTTCTTGGATATCTGCAAAACTTTCCCTAACTTTACAATCCTATTTACCAAAGGACAATATTGTTCCCTAACATAAATTTAACCATCATTGATTATGAGACAAGTACTGCAAATCCGTTGCAAAAATAATAAAAAAACTCAAGAAGTCCCAATTGGGAGTACACTTTCTGACATTTATAAAGAAATTAATCTTCAAATGCCATTCGGACCAGTGAGTGCGAAAGTAAACAATAAGGTGGAAGGACTCCATTATCGTGTCTATCATAATAAGGACGTAGAGTTCCTCAACCTGCTTTCACCATCAGGTATTCGCACCTACACCCGTTCGCTCTTTCTCGTTCTCTGTAAGGCTGTTCACGACCTCTATCCTACCAGTTCTGTGGTCATAGACATCCCTGTATCAAACGGTTACTACTGTAATCTCCAGCTCGGACATGAGATTACAACAGAAGATGTTGACCGCATCCGTACACGAATGCAGGAGATTATCGATGCTAAAATGCCTATTCAACGTTACGAGACTACAACCGAGGAGGCCGTTAAGATGTTCACTGAATTAGGCGACATTCAAAAGGCTAAGCTTCTTAAAAGCAGCGGTAGTCTTTATTGTGTCTATTATGTGCTTGACGATTACAAGGATTATTACTATGGTTCGATGCTTACCAACACTTCACAACTCTATCTTTTCGGTTTGGAGCCTTACTTTGACGGAGTCCTCTTGCGCATCCCTTCCGTACAAGACCCTTCTAAATTAGGCGAATTGATACGCCAAGACAAGATGTTTGAAGTCTTCAAAGAGCATCATAGATGGCAGAGTATCTTAGGCATTAAGACGGTAGGCGACTTCAATGAGGCGGTAAAGAACGGACAAGCTACCGACCTTATCAACGTCAGCGAGGCACTACAAGAAAAGAAGATATCGCAGATTGCCGACACAATTGCTGGACGAAAAGAGATTAAGGTGGTACTCATTGCTGGCCCATCATCGAGCGGTAAGACAACATTCTGCAAACGCCTTTCTGTCCAGCTATTAGCAAGTGGTGTAAAACCAGTGCAGATTTCGTTAGACGACTACTTCGTAAACAGAGAAACAACACCAAAGGATGAGAACGGAGAATACGATTACGAAAGCATCTATGCACTGAACATTCCACTCATCAATGAGCAATTCAACGCCTTGTTCCGTGGTGAAGAGGTAGAATTACCAAAGTATAATTTCCAAACAGGAAAGAGTGAAAAGAGTGGTAATAAACTGCATCTGGGAGAGAATAACATACTCCTTGTAGAAGGTATTCATGCTCTCAATCCTCTGCTAACAGAGCAGATTGCAGACGACAAGAAGTTTAAGATCTATGCCTCTGCCCTCACAACGATTCTGTTGGACGACCATAACTATATCCCGACAACCGACAATCGTCTGCTTCGTCGTATTGTTCGCGATTACAAGTATCGTGGTTGTTCGGCACAAGAAACCATCCACCGCTGGCCAAGTGTACGTGCTGGTGAGAATAAGTGGATTTTCCCTTATCAAGAACAGGCGGATGTTATGTTCAACACTGCCCTTCTCTTTGAGCTTGCCGTCATCAAACCACAAGCGGAAGAAGTATTGGAACAAGTGCCTGAGAACTGTGAAGAGTATGCTGAAGCCTATCGCCTGCGCAAGTTCCTCAAGTATTTTGCGCCACTACCTTTCCGCAATCTCCCTCCAACTTCCTTACTGAGAGAGTTCTTAGGAGGTAGTTCGTTTAAGTATTAAAGGGGGCTATTGACTATTAGTAGCTGATTTACCAATAGTAAACACAGCAACCATCAGAAAGCATTAAACCTCTTCCAAAATAACAAACAAGGAAAAAACAATGAAACATATAGTCGCCTTACTCATAACTCTCTGCTTACTTTCGATAGAAACCAAGGCACAGCAGACTCTTTCCTTTCCCGATGTAGATGCCATTGGATATAGTGCAAATTCCGCTTCTATAGAACTGTACACAGCTATCGGACATAACCAGTACCGCACGAGAAGCCTGCGTACTAACAAGAAGTATGTAGATTTGGAAGGAGACTCAGATATGAAACTCGTCTATTGGGACTGTACAGAGAAGGATAACCATGTAACGAAGGAGCAGATTCTCTCTGATAAAAAAACTTTCCTCAATGTTAACGACCTGCCATCTACCTCATTGAATGATTATATCGGAAAGATATTCTACATCGATGAGAAGGGAACATGGAGGCGTGAGCATGAGAAAACATCGCTTATCCTGAAGTTCCTCAACCAAGGAACAGCCTCTATACAGGAAGTGTATTATGGTATTGAAGATGATCCCTATAATCGCCGTGCTGCCTCAACCACTCTTCCTGAATCCATGAAGACATGGCGTGTAAGCAGAGCAGACTTTTACACCCCACTGACACTGAAGTTTAAAGACAATAAAGAGATAGTTGTCCTCACTTCCATACGGGGTCAAGACTTTGATTATCTACTTATTCCAAGCAACGACAAAGATATTCTTATTAAGAATTCATCAGACCGTCCCATTGTCAATATTACAGAGGCTACAGAGAAATACGCCGACACAAAGTCACATGATTTCACCCAATACTTTATCAAATTCTACTATGGTCTAAGGAAAACTGAAAACAACAAAGTTCAGTTAATAAACCGATTAGGCGAGAACGTACTGGGAGAAGACTATGACCATATTAGCTACGCTGACCGCTTTATCATCGCCCAGACGAAAGACAAGATAGATGTCTTCAATCTATATTTGAATAAACTAAATCTTGGTAAGGTCAAAGTAGTAAGAGAGGTACCAAGGAGTGTCTACGGACGTATCGAGGTGCTGAACGATGAAGGTGCTGCCTACTATGACGAATTTCAACAAAAGGCATCCAGCCCCGTCCGTAGGATTATAGGTGTATGTGGTACTGTAAATCGCTGGTCATATGACATAGTCAATGAAAAGGGCGTATATATGATGCAAAAAACCAGCACCGGACCGGGTTGGGGATACCAAGAAAAGGTTAAGTTTATCTTAACTGACTGCCAGCCTGGCGACTCTGTTTCAATTATTGACGGAAGTAAGAACTTCAGCTATAATGCAAACTATGGCATCAATGGTGAGATTAAGATTAATCCTTCCTTAATCAAGGTTGGAAGAAATGGGAAATTCGGTATCCTGCGTTACAATTATGACTTTGACAAGAACATACAACCAAAGATTGTGGCAAACAAACCAGACCATTATCCTTTGGAGTTACATTACTATCCAACACAGAAAGTCAAAGGAGAAATCCTACTGCCGATCGAGAATGATTCAATTATCATGCAGCAAGACGGTATGATACTATTCTATAAAGATGGGAAAATAGGCATCTTCGGACGGGATAAAACTCCTGTATTTGAAGAGCTGACACAGCAGACCAAGTCGTTCTATTACTTCAGAAAGGACGGTAAAGAAGGCTGGATTGACAGGGAGACTGACACCGAGTACTTCAAGGAATAATAACGAAAACAGCATATAGGCTCTTTAAAATAAAGTAAACATTCCTGTTTAAAAGCCAATCTTGAAGGGTGAAAAAGTAAAAGAATAAAAAGGTGAAAACCAAGGTTCTGAACCTTAAGAATTGCCATTTACCGAATTATTTTCACGAAAAGAAGAATTTATTTTCATGAAAATAAATATTTTTCTTCATGAAAAGAAATATTTTTTTTCGTGAAAATAATTCGCAAGAGAGGGCTTATCATAGACTAAAAGACTACCAGAACTTTTGTAAACAAACTTCGTGTAAAGCTTTAAAGTGTGTCAAAACAAAGGCAAATCAGGCTTTTAATTTTCGAGGAAGAGTGGAGTTCTTTGGCAAGGGCATATCAACTTGACAAGAAAGAAATAACAAAAGGACAGCTATTCCGTGTATAGTGAATCGCATCACTGGTACAACACTGGAATAACTGTCCTTTATTTTGTTGATATTTACAGGCAGATAGAAGTATCCACCACTCACACCATGCTAATTTCAGCGGGTTGCCTTTAACAGAGTTGGGACTGAAAGAACCTGCACCTTATCGGTCAAGTTTCCACGTAACACCGTCCTTGGTGTCCTTAACTTGGAAGCCCGCCTCAGCGAGGGCATCACGAATCTGATCGCTAACAGCCCAGTTCTTCTCTGCTTTCGCCTTTGCACGGAGGTCGAGAACCATATCAACAACCTTTCCGTAAGCCTCCTCACGAGCATCGTTATTAGCTCCACGCTCATTCTGAAGACCGAGGATATCGAAGGCAAAGAGCTGCATTGCTTCAGTAAGTTCCTTGAGGTCGTCAGCTGAAATCTGTGCCTTATAGTCGATGAGGATGTTCACTAAATGGCAAGCCTCAAAGAGAGTTGAAATAGCCGCAGGGGTCATCAAATCGTCGTTCATTGCATCATAGCACTTCTGACGGAAGCCAGCAACAAACTTCTTTGTATTCTCATCTGACGCAGCAGCAGGCTGAATGCGTGCCAAGTCTTCAATACCATTCATCAAACGCTCATATCCCTTCTCAGCACCTTGTAGTGCCTCGTTAGAGAAGTCTACTGTTCCACGATAGTGAGCAGAGAGGATGAAGAAGCGAATTGTCATTGGAGAGTAAGCCTGTGTGAGCGTATCATGCTCGCCAGTAAAGAACTGTTCAAGCGTAATGAAGTTGCCAAGCGACTTGCCCATCTTCTGTCCATTGATGGTAATCATATTGTTATGCATCCAATACTTCACCATTTCATCACCTTGTGAAGCCACAGCTTGCGCAATCTCGCACTCATGATGAGGGAAGATTAGGTCCATTCCGCCACCGTGGATATCAAAGTGATCGCCCAAATACTTGCGTCCCATCGCTGTACACTCACAATGCCAGCCTGGGAAACCATCGCTCCATGGAGATGGCCATCGCATGATATGCTCTGGCATAGCACGCTTCCAAAGGGCAAAGTCTACCTGATTACGCTTCTCACCAACGCCTGCCAACTCACGAGAATTGTTTATCATGTCAGTGATGTTACGACCAGAAAGAACGCCATAGTGGTGGTCCTTGTCGTATTTCTCTACATCAAAGTAGATACTTCCATTGCTTTCATAAGCATAACC
Encoded here:
- the cysS gene encoding cysteine--tRNA ligase → MQDLVIYNTLHRKKELFQPIAAPNVGMYVCGPTVYGDPHLGHARPAITFDILFRYLKHIGYKVRYVRNITDVGHLEHDADEGDDKIEKKARLEQLEPMEIAQHYTNRYHDAMRSLNVLPPSIEPHATGHIIEQEELVKQILANGYAYESNGSIYFDVEKYDKDHHYGVLSGRNITDMINNSRELAGVGEKRNQVDFALWKRAMPEHIMRWPSPWSDGFPGWHCECTAMGRKYLGDHFDIHGGGMDLIFPHHECEIAQAVASQGDEMVKYWMHNNMITINGQKMGKSLGNFITLEQFFTGEHDTLTQAYSPMTIRFFILSAHYRGTVDFSNEALQGAEKGYERLMNGIEDLARIQPAAASDENTKKFVAGFRQKCYDAMNDDLMTPAAISTLFEACHLVNILIDYKAQISADDLKELTEAMQLFAFDILGLQNERGANNDAREEAYGKVVDMVLDLRAKAKAEKNWAVSDQIRDALAEAGFQVKDTKDGVTWKLDR
- a CDS encoding nucleoside kinase; the encoded protein is MRQVLQIRCKNNKKTQEVPIGSTLSDIYKEINLQMPFGPVSAKVNNKVEGLHYRVYHNKDVEFLNLLSPSGIRTYTRSLFLVLCKAVHDLYPTSSVVIDIPVSNGYYCNLQLGHEITTEDVDRIRTRMQEIIDAKMPIQRYETTTEEAVKMFTELGDIQKAKLLKSSGSLYCVYYVLDDYKDYYYGSMLTNTSQLYLFGLEPYFDGVLLRIPSVQDPSKLGELIRQDKMFEVFKEHHRWQSILGIKTVGDFNEAVKNGQATDLINVSEALQEKKISQIADTIAGRKEIKVVLIAGPSSSGKTTFCKRLSVQLLASGVKPVQISLDDYFVNRETTPKDENGEYDYESIYALNIPLINEQFNALFRGEEVELPKYNFQTGKSEKSGNKLHLGENNILLVEGIHALNPLLTEQIADDKKFKIYASALTTILLDDHNYIPTTDNRLLRRIVRDYKYRGCSAQETIHRWPSVRAGENKWIFPYQEQADVMFNTALLFELAVIKPQAEEVLEQVPENCEEYAEAYRLRKFLKYFAPLPFRNLPPTSLLREFLGGSSFKY
- a CDS encoding Na/Pi cotransporter family protein → MSTSDYSIIFMKIMGSLALLIYGMKVMSEALQKMAGSQLRHILGAMTTNRFTGMLTGTFITCAVQSSSATTVMTVSFVNAGLLTLAQAISIIMGANIGTTLTAWIMSLGFNVDLTLVVFPAFFIGIILIYNKKRRYIGDFLFGIAFLFFALVLLSSGGKDLDLEHNPDAIKFFSSFDTSSHLTILVFLLIGTVITCIVQSSAAVMAITILLCSTGVLPIYLGIALVMGENIGTTATVNLAALGANTQARRAAFAHLLFNVFGVFWVMCLFYPFVNFVCGLVGYDPVNDNSSPAERAATLPIVLAMFHTCFNVCNTALLIWFIPQMERVVCWFIKSKANKDEDEFRLRFIHSGIMKTPELSVFEASKEIHSYAERTHRMFGMVRDLLTTKDDDAFEKLYERIEKYEGISDNMEVEIAKYLDQVSNAHLSDDTKEKVRDMLREITEIESIGDSCFNIARTISRLRSSKEEFTESQYDNIKQMFELTDDALSQMSVVLIKHKREVDVNRTFAIESDINNYRAQLRTQNINDINEHKYTYAAGTLYMDIIQECEKLGDYIVNVVEARMCIRK
- a CDS encoding Lrp/AsnC family transcriptional regulator — encoded protein: MNNNENLDDIDRKILRILQRNSDLTVKELAAKLHLSTSPTFERQKRLERDGYIERYMAVVNPHKVGNGIMVLCNIRLKKHSQELIQEFMDVVQNLEEITECYNTSGDYDFLIKVYARDMKSYQQFMLNTLGTIDCIGSLHSIFVIDETKNTHAVPISMP
- a CDS encoding Na/Pi cotransporter family protein; translated protein: MSIWIFFKLVGALALLMFGMKTMSEALQKMAGPQLRHVLGAMTTNRFTGILTGTFITAAVQSSTATTIMTVSFVNAGLLSLVQAISVIMGANIGTTLTAWIMSAGFSFNITDFVWPAFFVGIALIYSKKRKLIGDFLFGISFMFLGLGTLRQTGIDMDLAHNQAVIDFFSHFDPESFLTTIVFLLIGSVLTMCVQSSAAIMAITMILCSTGVLPIYQGIALVMGENIGTTVTSNLAALNANTQARRAAMAHMVFNVFGVLWILCVFHPFINMICGWVGYDVTMPKGTPGFAANAAKLSFVLAAFHTTFNVANTVILVGPIKYLEKLVCKIIKPKANKEEDEFRLHFIQSGIMKTPELSVLEASKEIKSFAERIQRMFGMVRELLGEQDMDKFTKLYSRIEKYEGISDNMEIEIAKYLDQVSNAHLSDETKEKVRSMLREISELESIGDACYNIARTSNRLINSKEDFTQEQYDHIHQMFELTDNALTQMNRILVGHRQDNDVNRSFNIENEINNYRNQLRSQNINDVNDHKYTYAVGTMYMDIIQECERLGDYVVNVVEARMGVRQQDA